In the Gemmatimonadota bacterium genome, CGGCGGCCCGGTCCCGCTTCCAGGCCTGCCGGGCCGGCCCTGCCTCACCGGCTCAGCTCGCGGACGACGTCGTACAGGAATTTCGTGCCAAAGCGCAGGTTGGCAATCGAGATGCGCTCGTCATTGCCGTGCACGGCGCGGCTCTCGGCCTCGGGCACGCGGAAGGGGTCAATGCCGTAGCAGGCGATGCCGCGCTCGCGGAAGTAATGGCAGTCGGTGAAGCCCGCCAGCATCAGCGTGGTGATGATGGCGCCCGGATCATTGCGCCGCGCTACCGTCTCGACCGCGCGCAGCAGTCCCGAATCGCTGGGCGAACCCGTGGCCGCCCAGCCGATCCCCTGCGGCTGGATCGTGATGGCCTCGTCGCCCACCAGGCCGCGCAGCGCGCCCAGGAACGCGGCCGGCTCCTGGCCGGGAAGCAGCCGCACGTCCAGCTCGGCGCGTGCCTCCGCCGGCACCACATTGGTCTTCTCGGAGGCGGAAAGCACGGTGATCGACATGGTGTTGCGCAAGAGCGCGTTGTGCGAGGGGTTGCGCGTAATCGTCGCCAGCGAGGCCGGGTCCTCGACGGCCCGCCGGATGTCGGCAAAGAGCGGCCGCAGGTCGGGATCCGCCGTAATAGCTATGTCCCGGAAATAGCGCTCCACCACGGGCAGCACCGTGACCGGCGTCTCCCAGTTCCGGATCAACTCCAGTGCCCTCACCAGCCGGTGCGGCGCCGCCTCCTGCCGCGGCACCGATCCATGGCCGCCGGGGCCGCGGGCGATCACGTCCAGCCAGAAGGGCGACTTTTCCGTTACGCCCACGCCGTAATACAGCACGCGCCCGCCCGAGCCCAGCGCGATGTCGCCGCCCTCGTTGATCACGAACTCGGCGCCGCGCACCCAGTCCAGGTGGTTGGCGACGACGTCGCCCGCGCCCAGCGCGCCGCCGATCTCCTCGTCCGCCGTGGCCAGGAAGATCAGGTCACGCGTGCGGCGCACGCCACTGCGCTTCACGGCCAGGACGCTCATGAGCTGGGCAATGGCGAGCCCCTTCATGTCCAGTGCGCCGCGCCCCCATACGTAACCGTCGCGGATCACACCGCCGAACGGGTCCACGCTCCAATACTCGGGCGAGGCGGGCACAACATCCATGTGGTTGAGCAAGACAATCGGGCGCCGCTCGCCCGTCCCCTTGAGCCGCGCCAGCAGGTTCGCCTTGCCCGGGGCCGGCTCCCATACGGTGACCGGGATGCCCTCCCGCTCCAGCACGCGGCGCAGGAACGCCGCCGCGGTTGGCTCATTGCCCGGCGGATTGGTGGTGTTGATGCGGATGTAAGCGGAAAGGAGCTGCGCCGCCTCCTGCGCCAGAGCGTCCCAGTCTACCGGCCTCTGGGCCGAGGCCGACGACGCCGCCACCAGCACCAGCGCCGCGGCCCCGGCTGCTCCTCGGACCATGTTTGCATCTTTCATGTTGGCCGATCTGGCTATCCTCT is a window encoding:
- a CDS encoding M20/M25/M40 family metallo-hydrolase produces the protein MVRGAAGAAALVLVAASSASAQRPVDWDALAQEAAQLLSAYIRINTTNPPGNEPTAAAFLRRVLEREGIPVTVWEPAPGKANLLARLKGTGERRPIVLLNHMDVVPASPEYWSVDPFGGVIRDGYVWGRGALDMKGLAIAQLMSVLAVKRSGVRRTRDLIFLATADEEIGGALGAGDVVANHLDWVRGAEFVINEGGDIALGSGGRVLYYGVGVTEKSPFWLDVIARGPGGHGSVPRQEAAPHRLVRALELIRNWETPVTVLPVVERYFRDIAITADPDLRPLFADIRRAVEDPASLATITRNPSHNALLRNTMSITVLSASEKTNVVPAEARAELDVRLLPGQEPAAFLGALRGLVGDEAITIQPQGIGWAATGSPSDSGLLRAVETVARRNDPGAIITTLMLAGFTDCHYFRERGIACYGIDPFRVPEAESRAVHGNDERISIANLRFGTKFLYDVVRELSR